A part of Rhodamnia argentea isolate NSW1041297 chromosome 8, ASM2092103v1, whole genome shotgun sequence genomic DNA contains:
- the LOC115745418 gene encoding protein DETOXIFICATION 14-like — protein sequence MEEVPESEQMKWALTRDEFVQELKKATRIAAPMVAVTVLQYLVQVVSMVAVGHLGQLSLSSVAIATSLANVTGFSLHTGLAGGLETLCGQAYGAGQYQKLRDYLYSAVISLILVCLPICILWIFMDKFLELMHQDHVISQEARKYLMWLIPALLGGAILKPLVRFLQTQSLILPMLLTSFLVLCFHIPLCWILVYKLELGSPGAALACSISTWLNVTLLGFYMVFSSACERTRGHFTRNAFLGIPEFFRFGVPSAFMICLKWWSCELLTLLSGLSPNPKLETSVLSICFSISTLHFTISYGFRAAASTRVSNELGAGNPNRARVAVLAILSLASIEAVIMGTALFCCRHVLGYAYSNEKQVVHYIGVMTPLVCLSIFMDSLQAVLSGVATGTGWQHIGAYINLGAFYLIGLPTGVISGFVLHLRAKGLWIGVVSGTAVQLALLFLVTGATNWQKQANKVRNRIFAQNSYQEQREQRTRSIST from the exons ATGGAAGAGGTGCCGGAGAGCGAGCAGATGAAATGGGCATTAACGAGAGATGAATTCGTGCAAGAACTGAAGAAGGCCACTCGTATAGCAGCTCCAATGGTGGCAGTTACGGTGTTGCAGTACCTCGTGCAAGTTGTGTCGATGGTTGCTGTTGGACACCTTGGCCAGCTCTCGCTATCTAGCGTTGCCATCGCCACTTCTCTTGCCAATGTCACTGGCTTCAGTCTCCAT ACAGGATTGGCTGGCGGACTTGAAACTCTATGCGGGCAAGCTTATGGTGCGGGACAATACCAGAAACTCAGAGATTACCTTTACAGCGCCGTTATTTCTCTCATTCTAGTTTGTCTTCCAATTTGCATCCTCTGGATTTTCATGGACAAGTTCCTGGAACTAATGCACCAAGATCATGTAATCTCACAGGAAGCCAGAAAATATTTGATGTGGCTAATTCCTGCGCTGCTTGGGGGTGCAATCCTCAAGCCACTTGTTCGGTTTCTCCAAACTCAAAGCCTTATACTACCCATGCTCCTCACCTCCTTCTTGGTCCTCTGTTTCCACATACCCCTTTGCTGGATTCTTGTGTACAAACTGGAGTTAGGAAGCCCAGGCGCGGCCTTGGCCTGCAGCATATCGACTTGGTTGAATGTGACGCTGCTCGGGTTCTACATGGTGTTCTCTTCAGCATGTGAGAGAACCCGTGGGCACTTCACTAGGAATGCCTTCCTTGGAATCCCCGAGTTCTTCAGATTCGGAGTGCCTTCTGCTTTCATGATCTG CCTAAAATGGTGGTCGTGCGAGCTGCTCACATTGTTATCGGGCCTTTCACCGAATCCAAAGCTGGAGACCTCGGTTCTCTCCATATG TTTTTCGATCTCTACATTGCACTTCACCATATCATATGGTTTTAGAGCTGCTGCCAG TACTCGGGTCTCAAACGAGCTCGGAGCAGGGAACCCGAACCGGGCTAGAGTCGCAGTTCTGGCAATACTGTCACTTGCTAGTATTGAAGCAGTCATCATGGGAACCGCGCTCTTCTGCTGCCGTCATGTCCTGGGATATGCTTATAGCAACGAGAAGCAAGTGGTGCATTACATTGGAGTCATGACTCCTCTTGTTTGTCTCTCCATTTTCATGGACAGTTTGCAGGCAGTCCTATCTG GAGTTGCCACGGGAACCGGATGGCAGCACATAGGAGCGTACATAAATCTCGGGGCGTTCTACTTGATAGGACTCCCGACCGGAGTGATTTCCGGCTTTGTCCTGCATCTACGAGCCAAGGGGCTTTGGATCGGTGTCGTATCCGGAACCGCCGTGCAATTGGCTCTCCTCTTTCTCGTTACTGGAGCCACAAACTGGCAGAAGCAG GCGAACAAAGTCCGGAACAGGATATTTGCGCAAAATTCTTACCAAGAGCAACGTGAACAGAGGACTAGGAGTATCTCTACATGA
- the LOC115745419 gene encoding uncharacterized protein LOC115745419 has translation MASEKDTYNAKWTDHVTNIFISLMVEEVKKGNCTSCTFNKAGWKTILAEFNSRARCQYKLSQLKNKMNKLRRLFDSFKKLLTQSGFGWDNVNKTVVVDDPSIWELHIKDNADRAKFKKDGFPRYSALFIVFGDTYATGEQALGNAEDLVKSEEGGDHGGHADDDPNDFGEHPTDEEVFTSGQHNLDRTTNTKRRRKSKACEISNTCKALQEMIKSRASQQSESAATSQVTLPPVDPFSISAVINVLLSIPELDADLYHKALERAMDSATWREAFIQTPIELRNGLLQRLR, from the exons ATGGCATCCGAGAAAGATACATATAATGCAAAGTGGACCGACCATGTGACCAACATTTTTATAAGTTTGATGGTAGAAGAggtaaaaaagggaaattgtACCTCTTGTACTTTCAACAAAGCAGGGTGGAAAACTATACTTGCTGAATTTAATAGTCGGGCAAGATGCCAATATAAGCTATCACAACTGAAGAACAAGATGAACAAATTGAGAAGATTATTTGACAGTTTTAAGAAGCTTCTGACACAATCCGGATTTGGCTGGGATAATGTGAATAAAACAGTTGTTGTGGATGATCCAAGTATATGGGAACTTCACATCAAG GATAATGCTGATCGGGCAAAGTTCAAGAAGGATGGATTTCCTCGGTATTCCGCGCTGTTCATTGTATTTGGTGATACATATGCTACTGGCGAGCAAGCACTAGGAAATGCCGAAGATTTGGTGAAGTCAGAGGAAGGTGGCGATCATGGTGGTCATGCAGATGATGATCCAAACGACTTTGGTGAACACCCCACCGATGAGGAAGTCTTTACAAGTGGACAACACAACTTGGATAGAACTACAAATAccaagaggagaagaaagagtaaAGCATGTGAAATTTCCAACACATGCAAAGCCTTACAAGAAATGATTAAATCCAGGGCAAGTCAACAAAGTGAATCTGCTGCCACCTCACAAGTCACATTACCACCTGTAGACCCCTTCTCCATATCTGCTGTGATTAATGTCCTACTTAGCATACCCGAGTTGGATGCGGATCTTTACCACAAGGCACTTGAACGAGCAATGGATAGTGCCACATGGAGGGAGGCTTTCATCCAAACTCCAATTGAATTGAGAAATGGACTTCTCCAACGTCTTCGATAG
- the LOC115745420 gene encoding putative nuclease HARBI1 — protein MRVRGWLKDSHYIKVDEQAAIFLSLIGHGNSNRDLCERFQHSGQTISTYFTNVLKVFLKLSKEIIKPPSFDDIPEEILMDRNHRRYFKGCIGAIDGTHINACVPVSKQIPYRGGKGTTTRNVLCVCSFDMKFTFVYAGWEGSANDCRVLLAALETPRLQFPHPPTDKYYVLDSGYAALPGFLTPFKGEQYHPNDYRGRGRRPRIARELFNHRHSSLRNVIERSFGALKNRFSILRHMPPFTVRKQARIVIICCALHN, from the exons ATGAGGGTAAGAGGTTGGTTGAAAGATAGTCATTATATTAAGGTAGATGAACAAGCTGCGattttcttatctttaattGGTCATGGTAACTCTAATAGAGATTTATGTGAGAGATTCCAACATTCGGGACAAACAATCAGCACGTATTTCACTAATGTGCTGAAAGTATTTTTGAAACTGTCAAAAGAGATTATCAAACCACCTTCATTTGATGATATTCCGGAGGAGATTCTTATGGATCGTAACCATAGACGCTACTTCAAG GGCTGCATAGGTGCTATTGATGGCACTCACATTAATGCTTGTGTCCCCGTGTCGAAGCAAATCCCGTATAGAGGCGGGAAAGGGACTACCACCCGTAATGTGCTGTGTGTTTGTtcatttgatatgaaatttactttCGTGTATGCTGGGTGGGAAGGATCTGCGAACGATTGTCGAGTCCTCTTGGCAGCACTAGAGACTCCTCGGCTACAATTTCCTCATCCACCAACAG ATAAATACTACGTGCTAGATTCTGGTTATGCTGCACTTCCGGGATTTTTAACTCCGTTTAAAGGTGAACAGTATCATCCGAACGATTATAGGGGTAGAGGGAGACGACCCAGAATAGCAAGAGAACTGTTTAACCATAGGCACTCTTCACTAAGGAATGTCATTGAGAGGTCATTTGGGGCATTGAAAAATCGTTTTTCCATTTTGAGACATATGCCTCCATTTACGGTTCGTAAGCAAGCACGTATTGTCATTATATGTTGTGCTCTTCATAATTAG
- the LOC125316358 gene encoding uncharacterized mitochondrial protein AtMg00810-like, giving the protein MSEATLYMKHKGDDLLIVSLYVDDLLITSGNAKLVEEFKREMMQIFEMTDLGVMTYFLGMEIKQLEDEVFICQKKYAKEILKKFHMEDCKAMATPMNQKESLSKEDGTDRVEEDYFRSLIGCLMYLTTSRPDILFSEFSHGALRSRKL; this is encoded by the exons ATGTCAGAGGCTACTCTTTATATGAAACATAAGGGAGATGATCTGCTCATAGTctctctttatgttgatgatctcTTAATCACAAGTGGTAATGCCAAGCTTGTTGAAGAGTTCAAAAGAGAAATGATGCAGATATTTGAAATGACAGACCTTGGAGTAATGACATACTTTTTGGGAATGGAGATTAAGCAGTTGGAAGATGAAGTTTTCATCTGTCAAAAGAAGTATGCCAAGGAAATTCTCAAGAAGTTTCATATGGAGGATTGCAAGGCAATGGCCACTCCAATGAATCAAAAGGAGAGCTTGAGCAAAGAGGACGGGACTGACAGAGTTGAAGAGGATTACTTTCGAAGTCTGATTGGTTGTCTAATGTACCTCACAACATCAAGACCAGACATTTTATTTTCT GAATTTTCTCATGGTGCTCTAAGAAGCAGGAAGTTGTAG